One window from the genome of Daphnia pulex isolate KAP4 chromosome 9, ASM2113471v1 encodes:
- the LOC124203254 gene encoding flocculation protein FLO11-like isoform X3, whose product MHQSVFAVPSLLVMIAPNKMKIAILSIVVCSILAVDAVPDNNVYGSNQVQFSHPQPINYHYPQPHYGSQPNYHGQAGFHPAPQPQQHHGANQFSEQYLVTAIKTDPAPPPVQYQQPSFKPESPFNGQSYIIEPSYLLKPFRPETSYHAQPYRPHNPPAPYPPTYQAPSYPSYQIPSYPAPVYNQAPAYQQQPYPAPVYQTQQTQSSVFLVYSTPLLAGYSTSTVTTIEPTKTVELSAVSPSQIQPVVETVVPGPAVKWSDILSADANELGQKYADKGKADKEVAKESEEDDDDEEKPSTTKESDSSSQPEKKQQQDNEGSQEQSSSSENANSQISYPIPANLASKAVWKIPKTVADYVQSGAVPDGSVDSVQQEVGDKKSPSRDSENEESSSKSSLTDYDQVGTENKESSETTTADQVTQVSLQGEPAKYEGRTQQHQVEQFTSSETPGDNHKEPGVVELVTPLQQEKPKSGSSVYYEQGPTIAGQEVVESKPQQEESNLESSTLYKEPVAEIISQPNYSVADNSEEEETGTEKSPVVYQQVDELQKVNYEAASYYQSPKSESPSVAAIAENPEVPIQVSPEEVSQLIYQLASLPGFKPSAESEETTDAAVEVSSERPTDPATYQSPEPALASLPDESQEIPDAATPSTDRPAYQTTYKPVIPRIYRPKVDSGEVEPPESDFGEKIKTFTKFALAVQKATHQGIYQQQSEPVRTAESISFTPSAPYASGEEVTQDNKSESVSTREKTSSENDYAPGNVNDELLKVQQPVSEPTYPAEGPTYEASLFYRKPVAPENEAAGPTTPPTAIQSELEFSTEGPYKFKPLFYAQAADKFTPPPPTAETNYEEPKLVQNVAETTGSYNGRIVAEKMSPDEPVQVINAFHQFVYTGPSSVPADSTSAPIIAQLPVLVSDPMEKTDNYATQRIYTASAEIPGDYVASSTPTYRDQNSYVTSTYAYIEEAGLSAEYQKEIASAQKEADYVAQTSAEGPYDQTETSNISQEEATDIPAVNNQYPSYETSKVKSTEETSAEVSYVTDSYQETTKSPSYEASVDTNKAKSAEVSSAEVIYAPVTDSPYYQEKTNAFSYEAAVSSSPKIKSAEEVSAEIVDAPATESAYPDKTSEAPAYDVVAPAITAGPAYDVVPHAAASAEDVSNEDQPVTDQYEATEYPADVSLTNYQAPAITEEFIPAVAPPRDIYLSTPAEPESSTLGGSSSESQETTSNQPETKSAQITDSSSYGTLLPTEIPLPPCHHSDKSDGSGHFQKFLFNPAALANVPLDSVETNNSGEDESTTEVPDVTTPVPTSNESTSAETSTVAAADGYKYVFKSRPTPNRFYESRSTTAIPSANSTTVTPPTSKRPFVIIGKPIEMRKPVNGRVYSRPSPLPQRKPQTLAQIKILPTRLRSSSSTLQLPNRRFFIGRTLMNNDKNNNQETSKEDEAKKDA is encoded by the exons ATGCATCAGTCTGTGTTCGCCGTGCCTTCACTGTTGGTGATGATAGcgccaaataaaatgaag ATCGCCATTTTATCGATCGTCGTTTGTTCGATTTTGGCGGTGGACGCCGTCCCTGATAATAACGTTTACGGATCCAACCAAGTTCAATTTTCGCATCCGCAACCAATCAATTACCATTAC CCTCAGCCTCATTACGGGTCTCAGCCAAACTATCACGGCCAGGCAGGATTTCATCCAGCTCCGCAACCTCAACAGCACCACGGCGCTAATCAATTTTCTGAGCAATATTTAGTGACGGCCATCAAAACTGATCCCGCTCCTCCTCCGGTCCAGTATCAGCAGCCGAGCTTCAAACCGGAGAGTCCGTTTAACGGCCAATCCTACATTATTGAGCCGTCTTACCTTCTGAAGCCATTCCGGCCGGAAACTAGCTATCACGCTCAGCCCTACCGTCCACATAACCCGCCAGCACCTTATCCACCTACTTACCAGGCACCTTCCTATCCATCCTATCAAATTCCGTCCTATCCCGCACCCGTCTACAATCAAGCGCCAGCTTATCAGCAACAACCCTATCCAGCCCCGGTGTACCAAACCCAGCAGACGCAATCTTCTGTCTTCTTAGTGTACTCAACTCCGTTGTTGGCCGGGTATTCCACCAGCACCGTCACCACTATTGAGCCGACCAAGACGGTAGAATTATCAGCCGTTTCGCCCAGTCAAATTCAACCTGTAGTTGAAACGGTGGTACCTGGACCCGCTGTCAAATGGTCGGACATTCTATCGGCGGACGCCAACGAACTAGGTCAAAAGTACGCGGACAAAGGTAAAGCCGATAAAGAAGTTGCTAAAGAAtcggaagaagacgacgacgacgaagagaaACCGTCAACTACCAAAGAAAGTGATTCCAGCAGCCAGCCGgagaagaagcagcagcaagaCAACGAAGGCAGTCAAGAACAGAGCAGCAGTTCGGAAAATGCCAATTCCCAGATTTCCTATCCGATTCCGGCTAATCTTGCTTCGAAAGCCGTTTGGAAAATTCCCAAGACGGTGGCCGACTACGTCCAGTCTGGCGCAGTGCCAGACGGCAGCGTCGATTCCGTCCAGCAAGAAGTCGGCGACAAAAAGAGTCCGTCCAGGGACTCTGAAAACGAAGAAAGTAGTAGCAAGTCCAGTTTGACAGATTACGACCAAGTTGGAACGGAGAATAAAGAAAGTAGCGAGACGACCACCGCTGACCAGGTCACCCAAGTTTCACTCCAAGGAGAGCCGGCCAAATACGAAGGACGGACCCAGCAGCACCAAGTCGAACAATTCACCAGCAGCGAAACACCTGGAGACAATCACAAGGAACCAGGTGTTGTCGAACTGGTTACTCCTCTTCAACAGGAGAAACCGAAATCTGGATCATCTGTTTACTACGAACAAGGTCCTACAATTGCTGGACAGGAAGTCGTCGAATCGAAACCCCAGCAAGAGGAAAGCAACTTGGAATCCTCGACTCTCTACAAGGAACCGGTAGCCGAAATTATTAGTCAGCCGAATTATTCCGTTGCGGATAATtcggaggaagaagaaaccggAACGGAAAAGTCGCCAGTCGTCTACCAGCAGGTCGACGAACTTCAGAAAGTCAATTACGAAGCTGCCAGTTATTATCAATCGCCTAAATCTGAAAGCCCGTCTGTTGCGGCCATTGCTGAAAATCCGGAAGTCCCAATCCAGGTCAGCCCGGAAGAGGTGTCACAACTCATTTACCAATTAGCTTCGCTTCCGGGATTCAAACCATCAGCTGAAAGCGAAGAAACCACCGATGCGGCAGTTGAGGTGTCGAGTGAAAGGCCGACGGATCCAGCGACCTATCAATCTCCTGAGCCAGCACTTGCATCGTTACCGGATGAAAGCCAAGAGATTCCTGATGCTGCGACACCATCGACCGATAGACCGGCCTATCAAACGACTTACAAACCCGTGATCCCGAGAATATACCGGCCTAAAGTTGATTCGGGAGAAGTTGAGCCACCCGAGTCGGATTTCGGCGAAAAGATCAAAACTTTCACTAAATTCGCCCTTGCAGTTCAGAAGGCCACCCATCAAGGCATTTACCAGCAGCAATCTGAACCTGTACGAACTGCGGAGTCAATTAGTTTCACGCCCTCGGCCCCGTACGCCAGCGGAGAAGAAGTAACCCAGGATAACAAATCCGAAAGTGTAAGTACTCGAGAAAAAACCAGTTCGGAAAATGATTATGCGCCCGGCAATGTAAACGACGAGCTGCTCAAAGTCCAGCAACCGGTCAGCGAGCCAACGTATCCAGCCGAGGGACCTACATACGAGGCCAGTTTGTTCTACAGAAAGCCCGTAGCCCCGGAAAATGAGGCTGCTGGACCTACTACTCCGCCCACGGCCATCCAATCTGAACTAGAGTTTTCAACTGAGGGGCCCTACAAGTTTAAGCCGCTTTTCTATGCTCAAGCGGCTGACAAATTCACGCCACCTCCACCTACTGCGGAAACCAATTACGAAGAGCCCAAGTTGGTCCAAAATGTTGCTGAAACGACGGGCTCTTATAACGGACGCATTGTGGCTGAGAAAATGTCACCCGATGAGCCTGTGCAAGTCATCAACGCATTCCACCAATTCGTGTACACAGGTCCGTCATCGGTTCCGGCAGATTCGACTTCGGCACCCATCATCGCCCAGTTGCCGGTTTTGGTTAGCGATCCGATGGAGAAGACGGACAATTACGCCACTCAAAGAATTTACACGGCATCGGCTGAAATCCCTGGCGATTACGTCGCATCCTCGACGCCAACTTACAGGGACCAGAATTCATACGTTACCAGTACGTACGCTTACATAGAAGAAGCCGGACTTTCGGCCgaataccaaaaagaaatcgcTTCCGCCCAGAAGGAGGCCGACTATGTTGCCCAAACTTCGGCGGAAGGGCCCTACGATCAAACTGAAACTTCCAATATTTCCCAGGAAGAGGCCACCGACATTCCGGCCGTAAACAATCAATATCCCTCGTACGAGACGTCTAAAGTTAAATCCACGGAAGAGACTTCGGCCGAGGTTTCCTACGTGACCGATTCTTACcaggaaacaacaaaatctcCATCGTACGAAGCATCAGTCGACACTAATAAAGCTAAATCCGCCGAAGTGAGTTCCGCGGAAGTCATTTACGCTCCGGTTACCGATTCGCCCTACTACCAAGAAAAGACTAATGCCTTTTCATATGAAGCAGCAGTCAGCAGCAGCCCTAAAATCAAATCCGCAGAGGAAGTATCTGCTGAGATCGTTGACGCTCCGGCAACCGAATCCGCTTACCCAGATAAAACAAGCGAAGCTCCGGCATATGATGTCGTTGCTCCCGCTATTACAGCCGGTCCCGCATATGATGTCGTCCCTCACGCTGCTGCATCCGCCGAAGATGTGTCGAATGAGGATCAACCGGTTACCGATCAATACGAAGCGACTGAATATCCAGCAGACGTTTCATTGACAAATTACCAAGCTCCGGCGATCACAGAAGAGTTCATTCCCGCTGTTGCCCCGCCCCGTGACATTTACTTGAGCACGCCAGCAGAGCCCGAGTCGTCAACACTTGGCGGGAGTAGCTCGGAATCGCAGGAAACTACTTCAAACCAGCCGGAAACGAAATCCGCACAAATTACAGATTCTTCGTCTTACGGGACCCTTCTGCCAACTGAAATTCCTCTGCCACCCTGTCATCACTCGGACAAGAGCGACGGGAGCGGTCATTTtcagaaatttcttttcaatcccGCTGCTCTTGCTAATGTTCCTCTCGACAGTGTTGAGACCAATAACAGTGGCGAAGATGAATCGACCACCGAAGTTCCCGACGTGACCACTCCAGTCCCTACTTCTAACGAATCGACTTCAGCCGAGACCTCGACGGTGGCCGCTGCCGACGGCTACAAGTACGTATTCAAATCACGACCAACTCCCAATCGTTTTTACGAATCGAGATCGACCACTGCCATCCCATCGGCCAATTCGACTACCGTCACACCGCCGACTTCCAAGCGGCCTTTCGTGATTATTGGCAAGCCAATCGAAATGAGAAAACCCGTCAACGGTCGAGTTTATTCCAGGCCTTCGCCGTTGCCCCAGAGGAAGCCTCAAACACTGGCTCAGATCAAGATTTTGCCGACGCGATTGCGCTCTTCGTCGTCCACCCTTCAGTTGCCCAATCGTCGTTTTTTCATCGGCAGAACGCTGATGAATAATGACAAGAATAATAATCAGGAGACGAGTAAAGAAGATGAAGCCAAGAAAGACGCTTGA